In Paenibacillus kyungheensis, the following are encoded in one genomic region:
- a CDS encoding acyltransferase family protein, whose protein sequence is MSKPLQQHRYMSGLDGLRAFAVMAVVLYHLNIDWAPGGLLGVGIFFVLSGYLITDILAGQWERHHRFDLVDFWIRRARRLLPAMFAMIILVVLWCLVVDHSRLPALMGDVPAALFYVSNWWFIFHKVSYFESFGPASPLGHLWSLAVEEQFYLIWPLLLALGLKFLPKRVNLAGWILSLAAISALLMAVLYEPGSDPSRVYYGTDTRIFALLIGAALAIVWPSAKLKARVSSQARTVLDVVGVGTLFVLGWMIWHTNEYQPFLYRGGMVLIAIITALLIATLAHPASRLAIVLGCKSLRWLGKRSYGLYLWHFPVITLSTSQISTTEPSIIKSIVQVAVSLALAELSWRYIEQPIRYNGFRSIRLKYRLQHMGSRVWLHGAVILVVFVLASTAISHLISNNEDTAIAQHAAQPSATVITPAPKNVSSHPATTDHTNPESSTAGDSTDPSKESSTATTEDSPESKQPTTETSKTGTEEKKSNSTHKEPVKTTEVDTISGKGISAIGDSVMLDVAPYLSEAMPGIVIDGKIGRQLTEASGVVQQLSRNGQLGHKVILELGTNGSFTKEQLDDLLADLKSDSVKKIIVVNTRVPRPWESVVNQALSDAAAEDSRITIIDWYSASAGQDSYFAPDGVHLNPSGARAYAALVVKALK, encoded by the coding sequence ATGTCTAAACCGCTTCAACAGCACCGTTACATGTCAGGACTGGATGGGTTACGTGCTTTTGCTGTCATGGCAGTAGTATTGTATCACCTTAATATAGATTGGGCGCCCGGTGGATTACTAGGTGTCGGTATATTTTTTGTATTATCCGGTTATCTCATCACAGATATTCTTGCAGGGCAATGGGAACGTCATCATCGATTCGATCTAGTCGACTTCTGGATTAGACGCGCAAGACGCTTATTACCTGCTATGTTCGCAATGATCATCTTGGTCGTGTTATGGTGTCTGGTCGTAGATCATTCACGTCTGCCAGCACTGATGGGAGATGTACCTGCGGCATTATTTTATGTCAGCAACTGGTGGTTTATTTTCCATAAAGTATCGTATTTTGAAAGCTTCGGCCCGGCTTCACCACTCGGTCATCTGTGGTCGCTGGCTGTCGAAGAACAATTCTATCTAATCTGGCCATTGCTACTTGCATTAGGGCTGAAATTCCTACCGAAACGTGTTAATCTAGCAGGTTGGATTCTGAGTCTAGCTGCAATCTCAGCACTGTTAATGGCTGTATTATATGAACCGGGTAGCGATCCTAGTCGTGTCTACTATGGAACAGATACACGTATCTTTGCACTATTGATCGGAGCGGCGCTTGCGATTGTATGGCCAAGTGCCAAGCTCAAAGCTCGCGTCTCTTCTCAAGCACGTACCGTACTAGATGTTGTCGGTGTCGGGACGTTATTCGTACTGGGCTGGATGATCTGGCATACGAATGAATATCAGCCATTTCTATATCGTGGTGGAATGGTGCTTATCGCCATCATCACAGCACTGCTGATTGCCACATTGGCTCATCCAGCAAGTCGCCTTGCGATTGTGCTCGGTTGCAAGTCTTTACGCTGGTTAGGCAAAAGATCTTATGGACTGTATCTGTGGCATTTCCCGGTGATCACACTCTCGACTTCACAGATCAGTACAACAGAACCTTCGATTATCAAAAGTATTGTACAAGTAGCCGTCAGTCTAGCCCTTGCAGAGTTATCGTGGCGATATATAGAACAACCGATTCGATACAACGGCTTCCGCAGTATTCGTCTCAAATATCGGTTACAGCATATGGGATCTAGAGTCTGGTTGCATGGAGCTGTCATTTTGGTTGTATTCGTACTGGCTTCAACAGCAATCAGTCATCTTATTTCTAATAATGAAGATACGGCTATCGCACAACATGCAGCGCAACCTTCAGCAACGGTGATCACACCTGCGCCTAAAAATGTATCTTCTCATCCAGCAACAACGGATCATACCAATCCAGAATCATCCACTGCAGGAGATTCAACCGATCCGTCCAAAGAAAGTTCAACAGCAACTACAGAAGATTCACCAGAAAGTAAGCAACCAACAACAGAAACTAGTAAAACAGGTACTGAAGAAAAAAAATCAAATTCTACGCATAAAGAACCGGTTAAAACGACAGAAGTCGATACCATTTCTGGCAAAGGCATCAGCGCAATCGGCGATTCTGTGATGTTAGATGTCGCTCCTTATTTGAGCGAAGCGATGCCAGGTATTGTAATCGATGGCAAAATTGGCAGACAGTTAACCGAAGCATCTGGAGTCGTCCAACAGCTTTCACGTAACGGACAACTGGGTCACAAAGTGATCTTAGAACTTGGAACGAATGGATCATTTACCAAAGAGCAATTAGACGATCTGCTCGCTGATCTGAAAAGCGATAGTGTGAAGAAAATTATTGTAGTGAATACACGTGTTCCTCGCCCATGGGAAAGTGTAGTCAATCAGGCACTTAGCGATGCCGCCGCAGAAGATTCACGCATTACGATTATCGACTGGTATTCCGCCAGTGCTGGACAAGATTCATACTTTGCTCCAGACGGTGTCCATTTGAATCCATCGGGTGCGCGTGCATATGCTGCATTAGTCGTCAAAGCATTAAAATAG
- a CDS encoding CxxH/CxxC protein, translating to MYVVCKEHIEKALEEFVDELEEAPDVVDLKETEFSDWDPPAKCSYCEQHAEFLVV from the coding sequence ATGTATGTCGTATGTAAAGAACACATTGAAAAAGCATTGGAAGAATTCGTAGATGAATTGGAAGAAGCACCGGATGTTGTCGATCTAAAAGAGACCGAATTTTCGGACTGGGACCCGCCTGCAAAATGTAGTTATTGCGAACAACATGCTGAATTTTTGGTGGTCTAA
- a CDS encoding S1C family serine protease: protein MSLFDDDFYNTKVSRRSKRKMSVPFSSYRNRSLAGRSRSSSTIKVIAISSISSAVTVIAIISLFGWYSSSSSSSVVASSIVPTTTQQTDGNPYEQLIHVANEVRPAMVSIVNYQDESSTLNESALGSGVIFRKEGSKAYIVTNNHVIQDADQVKTVLSDGTTLAATVVGTDFISDIAVLSISSKNIDTIAQLGNSDQLQLGETVMAIGNPLGFNGTMTSGIISYNNRLIPVSLNQDGTYDWEQNVIQTDAAINEGNSGGALVNLNGQVIGINTMKISDTGVEGLGFAIPINEVMKNVDLLIKNGKISRPYLGVYTTDFDNKNAYRLFDEQEKDYKKPELPKGVTDGIIVVEASGPAKEAGILADDIIVQLDQQKITSTLDLRKYLYNHKKVGDSLEITYYRDGVKKDITLQLLSKPD, encoded by the coding sequence ATGAGCTTATTTGATGATGATTTCTACAACACCAAAGTATCACGGCGATCCAAACGTAAAATGTCTGTGCCATTTTCATCTTATCGAAATCGTTCCTTAGCTGGACGTTCCAGATCGTCTTCTACGATCAAAGTAATAGCGATTAGCTCGATCAGTAGTGCAGTAACAGTAATAGCGATCATTAGCTTATTCGGATGGTATAGCAGCAGCTCCTCTTCTTCTGTTGTCGCTAGCAGTATCGTTCCTACGACGACTCAACAAACAGACGGTAATCCATATGAACAGTTAATTCATGTCGCGAATGAAGTGCGTCCGGCGATGGTGAGTATTGTGAATTATCAAGATGAGTCGTCTACATTGAATGAGTCTGCACTTGGATCAGGAGTTATTTTCCGCAAAGAAGGCAGTAAAGCTTATATCGTCACGAATAATCATGTCATTCAAGACGCAGATCAAGTCAAAACAGTGCTAAGCGATGGAACCACATTAGCCGCGACTGTTGTAGGTACAGACTTTATAAGCGATATTGCTGTGCTGTCGATTAGCAGTAAAAATATCGATACGATCGCTCAATTAGGCAACTCGGATCAGCTTCAATTAGGCGAGACTGTGATGGCTATTGGCAATCCACTAGGATTTAATGGTACGATGACATCAGGAATTATTAGCTACAACAATCGTCTGATTCCAGTATCGCTTAATCAAGACGGTACGTATGATTGGGAACAAAATGTGATTCAGACCGATGCCGCGATCAATGAAGGCAATAGTGGCGGAGCATTGGTCAATTTGAACGGACAAGTGATCGGCATCAATACGATGAAAATCTCGGATACCGGTGTCGAAGGACTGGGATTTGCAATTCCGATCAATGAAGTCATGAAGAATGTCGATCTTTTGATTAAAAATGGTAAAATTAGCCGTCCATACCTGGGCGTATATACAACAGACTTTGATAATAAAAATGCATATCGTTTGTTCGATGAACAAGAAAAAGATTACAAAAAGCCAGAGTTACCGAAAGGGGTAACCGACGGTATTATTGTCGTCGAAGCTAGTGGACCTGCCAAAGAAGCAGGGATACTTGCCGATGATATTATCGTGCAGTTGGATCAACAAAAAATCACTTCTACACTTGATTTACGCAAGTATTTGTATAATCATAAGAAGGTCGGTGATTCGCTTGAGATCACCTATTATCGGGATGGCGTGAAGAAGGATATTACTCTTCAACTTCTGTCCAAGCCTGATTGA
- a CDS encoding VanZ family protein has product MDIQGILGALLPLLPKVIIIALVLLGVTFFFYVLYRKRGGKRKFSVTQFTAGYLLIMWFGLVMMLTTFSRGENFEGWVNFRLFSGYLSAWNQWSLSELQLIIFNMMMFMPLGFLLPLLSIRTRRFTPVLVISLIVTIGIELTQVLSKRGIFELDDILHNTLGSIAGYLIMQAILNSVNQRKLDFKSTGLALCIPIAFVLLFTGALAVYQAKELGNLSIRPAIKQNMDGVEVNIATKLPEKAEPVSLYVNHRIYNLEYGKHITALIQPSFHLQQKQGKRVDGMNRIWSFTDNNSNSYTFNYNVQDGVWQLYNASGEEVKLTKEELTTQREFYEKWMLDNDMLPADTVFSIQNEDTLRWDIQKSVGAVAKDEKDFADGMIMIIPSADDQQAPRDLFDAMNKNEYVRKVDVISPAQAYAYILQGDFYMYNHLKKGDVLTVEKYELAYNYDSKGYYQPVYRFTGKVNKEQWETLVPAMSIS; this is encoded by the coding sequence ATGGATATTCAAGGAATACTTGGCGCGCTGTTACCACTTCTACCAAAGGTAATCATTATAGCGTTAGTGCTTTTAGGCGTTACCTTCTTTTTTTATGTTTTATATCGAAAAAGAGGTGGCAAGAGAAAGTTCTCGGTCACACAGTTTACAGCAGGTTATTTGCTCATTATGTGGTTTGGTCTGGTTATGATGTTAACTACATTCAGCAGAGGGGAAAACTTTGAGGGGTGGGTGAATTTTCGACTGTTTAGCGGCTATCTGAGTGCGTGGAATCAATGGTCTCTCAGCGAGCTTCAACTTATTATTTTTAATATGATGATGTTTATGCCACTTGGTTTTTTATTGCCACTGCTGAGCATTCGAACGCGGCGTTTTACTCCTGTACTAGTGATTTCTCTAATCGTAACTATTGGTATTGAGCTGACTCAGGTGCTTAGCAAAAGGGGTATTTTTGAGTTAGACGATATTTTGCACAACACACTAGGCAGTATAGCAGGCTACTTGATCATGCAGGCTATTCTAAACAGTGTGAATCAGCGAAAGCTAGACTTCAAATCGACAGGGCTTGCGCTGTGCATTCCCATAGCGTTTGTTCTATTGTTTACCGGTGCGTTAGCTGTCTATCAGGCAAAAGAGTTGGGTAATCTCTCAATTCGACCAGCAATCAAGCAGAATATGGATGGGGTCGAAGTTAATATAGCTACCAAGCTTCCAGAGAAGGCGGAGCCAGTTTCACTCTATGTTAATCATAGGATTTATAATCTGGAGTATGGCAAGCATATAACTGCGCTTATTCAACCATCTTTCCATCTTCAGCAGAAGCAAGGAAAACGAGTGGATGGAATGAATCGAATATGGTCATTTACCGATAATAACAGCAACTCGTATACGTTCAACTATAACGTGCAGGATGGTGTATGGCAGTTGTATAATGCGAGTGGTGAAGAGGTTAAGCTCACTAAGGAAGAACTAACAACGCAAAGAGAGTTCTACGAAAAATGGATGCTAGACAATGATATGTTACCTGCTGATACCGTATTTAGCATACAGAACGAGGATACACTGAGATGGGATATCCAAAAATCAGTGGGTGCTGTTGCAAAGGACGAAAAGGATTTTGCCGACGGCATGATTATGATTATACCTTCTGCTGATGATCAGCAGGCGCCTCGTGATTTATTTGATGCGATGAATAAGAATGAGTATGTACGTAAAGTAGACGTAATAAGTCCGGCACAAGCATATGCGTACATCCTTCAAGGGGATTTCTATATGTATAATCATCTGAAGAAAGGCGACGTGCTAACCGTTGAGAAATATGAGCTTGC